The region TGTTGATTACCGTTTTTTTGATTTTTCTGATTTTTTTGGTTGTTGTGTTTTGGACGATTTTGTTGCTTGTTATCTTTTTGTTTCTCGTCCTTATTATCGTTAGCCTGTTTGTTTTTTTGATGATTATGAACTGGCTTTTTGTGCTGTGCTTTTTCTGGAGCAGTGTCATGAGATTTATCTTTAGACTCTAGCTCTGACTTTAAATCTAACTTAGATTGGTTAGTGTTGTCTTTTTGAGGCGCAGGTTTTGCAACTCTTGCTCTTTTAGGTTTTTGTTGTGTAGGTTTTGCTGGTGCTTGTTTTGCTGGTGCATCATCCTTTTTAACGTCTAAAACAGCTTTTGGATCTGCTGCTTGCTTGTCTAGTATTTTATATACTAAATCTAATTTTTTAAGTGAACGAAATTTTGGGACGTTCAATTTTTTAGCTATATCCTGTAATTCAGGTAGCTTCATTTCTTTTAATTGTGAGATTTCAAACATTGATGTTGAATTAACTTATGTAAAATAGTTTTTTTGAATTGATTGTTTCTTGAAGAAAATAAGATAAACTTCTGAAGAATTAACGTTCTGCTAGTGTGAGTGTTGCACAACGTTACTGCAATTATACGACTTTTATTTTAATTTTTTATTCAATATTTATAAAAGAAACTATATTTTTGTCATTCAATTTTATTTTGAAACTATAAAATGTTACAACGCATCCAAACAGTATACTTATTAATTGTAGCTATCATCTCTGGCGGATTGATTTTTGTCTTTGATTTATGGACTACTGCAAATGAGGTTGTTGTATTTGCAAAAGACGAGCTAGTTGTTTTTGGTTTGTTTTTAGGGTCTGCGTTATTAGCATTAATTTCAATATTTAGTTATAAAAACAGGAAATCTCAATTTATGTTGGGACGACTCAATCAGATATTAAACTTAATTTTACTAGGATTTTTCGTGTATCGAATACTAACCGCATCTGGAGAAGCAAATGATGTTTCTGAGAAAGGTGTTGCGATTTTCCTTCCTGTTATTTCTATCGTCTTTTTGATTTTATCAAACAGAGCCATTAAGAGGGATGAAGATCTTGTAAAATCTGTAGATCGTTTACGTTAAACCTAACATCTTAGTAGTATTAGTGCGAAAAAAACCCAAAGTGAAAGCTTTGGGTTTTTTATTTTCTTGGATATTCAATCACTTCCAAATGGTCAATTTTACCATTCTCTACAGTAAAACGAAGCATGGTTCTTACGTTATGAAACCCATGAATTCCGATTGCTCCAGGATTCATATGTAATAAACCTAATTTTTTATCTGGCATCACTTTTAGGATATGTGAATGTCCACAAATAAATAGTTTTGGAGGATTTACTTTTATTTCATCTCTCACTCTACTATTATATTTGTTTGGATAACCACCAATGTGTGTGATCCAAACATCAACACCTTCTATAGTAAATCGGTTATGTTCTGGAAACTCCACACGTGCTTTATTATTATCTATATTTCCCCAAACTGCACGTAAAGGTTTTAATTGTTTAATTTGGTCAGTGACGTTTAAATCACCAATATCTCCAGCATGCCAGACTTCGTCTGCTTGTTTGACGTGTTTTAAAATAGTGTCATCAATATAACTATGTGTATCTGAGAGTAACAGGATTTTTTTCATTTGTTGTTTTCGTGTAAGCGATACTCTTTTTAGTGTCTTAAATTTCTCTAAAACATTCTCACCTTAGTAGGAATAAAATTATCTTTGTTTTTTAAATGTAAAAATACAGCTTTCTTGCGCTATTTTATAGAACTCTCATACAATGGATCAAATTATCATGGTTGGCAAAATCAACCCAATGCTATTTCTGTACAAGAAGTAGTTGAGAAGGCATTGTCAACTATTTTGGGTGAAACTATTGTTGTAATGGGAGCAGGACGTACAGATGCTGGTGTACATGCCAAGCAATTGTTTGCACATTTTGATACAGATTTGGTTTTAGATTTTATAGCACTTAAATTTAAACTCAATTCTTTTTTACCAAATGATGTTGCTATTTGTTCAATTTTTAAAGTAAAAGAAGACGCACATGCCAGATTTGATGCTACAAGTAGAGCCTATTTATACAGAATTGCATTGCAGAAAAATCCTTTTAATGTAGATGCTGCTTATTACGTTAAGCAGACTCTTGATGTTAAAAAGATGCAGGAAGCCTCAGAAATTCTATTTAAGTATAAAGATTTTCAATGCTTTTCAAAAACAAATACTGATGTAAAGACGTATAATTGTGTAATAATGAAAGCCCATTGGCAAGTCATTGAAGACGAATTGCATTTTACAATAAAAGCAGACCGATTTTTACGTAACATGGTTCGTGCAATTGTAGGGACGTTAATTCAGGTTGGAATAGGTAAATTACAAGTTGAGGATATGCATACTATAATAGCTTCAAAAAATAGGAGCGAAGCAGGTTTTTCTGTTCCAGCACATGGTTTATATTTAACAGAAGTAGCGTATCCAGAGGACATAATATTAAAAGAAGACTAATTTATATATTTTCGTAATCACGAAAAGTAAACATGACAAAAACTAAAGAAAACATATTTGATCTAGGCTTATTTAAACGCTTGTTTAAATACACTAAACCATACAGAATAGTATTTTATAGCTTAATCATTTCAGTATTAATTTTAGGAGCTTTAAGTATTGCTACTCCTGTGTTACTTAGAGAAATTATTGACGAGCATTTAGTAAAAAACGACTTTAAAGGCT is a window of Olleya sp. YS DNA encoding:
- a CDS encoding DUF4293 domain-containing protein, with amino-acid sequence MLQRIQTVYLLIVAIISGGLIFVFDLWTTANEVVVFAKDELVVFGLFLGSALLALISIFSYKNRKSQFMLGRLNQILNLILLGFFVYRILTASGEANDVSEKGVAIFLPVISIVFLILSNRAIKRDEDLVKSVDRLR
- the truA gene encoding tRNA pseudouridine(38-40) synthase TruA, which gives rise to MRYFIELSYNGSNYHGWQNQPNAISVQEVVEKALSTILGETIVVMGAGRTDAGVHAKQLFAHFDTDLVLDFIALKFKLNSFLPNDVAICSIFKVKEDAHARFDATSRAYLYRIALQKNPFNVDAAYYVKQTLDVKKMQEASEILFKYKDFQCFSKTNTDVKTYNCVIMKAHWQVIEDELHFTIKADRFLRNMVRAIVGTLIQVGIGKLQVEDMHTIIASKNRSEAGFSVPAHGLYLTEVAYPEDIILKED
- a CDS encoding metallophosphoesterase family protein, yielding MKKILLLSDTHSYIDDTILKHVKQADEVWHAGDIGDLNVTDQIKQLKPLRAVWGNIDNNKARVEFPEHNRFTIEGVDVWITHIGGYPNKYNSRVRDEIKVNPPKLFICGHSHILKVMPDKKLGLLHMNPGAIGIHGFHNVRTMLRFTVENGKIDHLEVIEYPRK